One part of the Microbacterium aurugineum genome encodes these proteins:
- a CDS encoding GntR family transcriptional regulator produces MRRPLHEQLYEQMRDRIRSGEWPEGERVPSEHSLIAEFGTSRGPIRQALATLRAEGAVDGGRGAPPRVRRLVPTQSFQSFVSFTDWARSIGRRPGQRVIEAARRPASETVADDLGVEPGAAIVEIVRLRLLDDEPAMLERSAFPFAVGKLLLAADLDTGSIYQTMQEHGCAPVRARHVFDAVPADDLDAAALAVSVSTPLLRVRRTAWAEDSSLVEVADDRYLPTMASFAVENTSDARSALTRETGER; encoded by the coding sequence ATGCGCAGACCGCTGCACGAGCAGCTGTACGAACAGATGCGCGATCGCATCAGGAGCGGTGAGTGGCCCGAGGGCGAACGGGTGCCGAGCGAGCACTCCCTGATCGCCGAGTTCGGCACCTCGCGGGGGCCGATCAGGCAGGCGCTGGCGACCCTGCGCGCAGAGGGCGCCGTCGACGGCGGACGGGGCGCACCGCCGCGTGTACGGCGACTCGTGCCGACGCAGTCCTTCCAATCGTTCGTCTCGTTCACCGACTGGGCACGGTCGATCGGCCGCCGCCCCGGACAGCGGGTCATCGAGGCCGCCCGGCGTCCGGCATCGGAAACCGTCGCCGACGATCTCGGCGTGGAACCGGGGGCGGCGATCGTGGAGATCGTGCGGTTGCGGCTGCTGGACGACGAGCCGGCGATGCTCGAGAGGTCGGCATTCCCGTTCGCCGTCGGAAAGCTGCTGTTGGCGGCCGACCTCGATACGGGGAGCATCTACCAGACGATGCAGGAGCACGGATGCGCACCCGTCCGCGCACGCCATGTCTTCGACGCCGTCCCCGCGGATGACCTCGATGCCGCGGCGCTCGCCGTCTCGGTGTCGACTCCGCTGCTGCGGGTGCGGCGAACGGCGTGGGCCGAGGACAGCTCCCTCGTCGAGGTCGCCGATGACCGCTACCTGCCGACGATGGCCAGTTTCGCGGTCGAGAACACCTCCGACGCGCGCTCCGCACTCACGCGGGAGACCGGCGAACGCTGA
- a CDS encoding DNA-3-methyladenine glycosylase I has translation MSSLLTGPDARDRCAWVGDDAEYRRYHDEEWGTPLHGDRALFEKMALEGFQAGLSWITILRKRPRFREVFAGFEPEIVAEFGEDDVERLMGDAGIIRNRAKIEATIGNAQLVRSMGTGELDELMWSFAPPASGTRPASFSDVPAVTPESTALSKELRRRGFRFVGPTTMYALMQSAGMVDDHIAGCWRA, from the coding sequence ATGAGCTCTCTCCTCACCGGACCCGACGCCCGTGACCGCTGCGCCTGGGTGGGTGACGACGCCGAGTACCGCCGCTACCACGACGAGGAGTGGGGCACGCCCCTGCACGGCGACCGCGCGCTGTTCGAGAAGATGGCGCTCGAGGGCTTCCAGGCCGGACTGTCGTGGATCACGATTCTGCGCAAGCGCCCGCGGTTCCGTGAGGTCTTCGCGGGGTTCGAGCCCGAGATCGTCGCGGAGTTCGGCGAAGACGACGTCGAGCGCCTGATGGGAGACGCCGGAATCATCCGGAATCGCGCGAAGATCGAGGCGACCATCGGCAACGCCCAGCTGGTCCGCTCGATGGGAACAGGCGAGCTCGACGAGCTGATGTGGTCGTTCGCGCCGCCGGCATCCGGTACCCGACCGGCGTCGTTCAGCGACGTCCCCGCTGTCACGCCGGAGTCGACGGCGCTGAGCAAGGAGCTGCGACGACGAGGCTTCCGTTTCGTCGGTCCGACGACGATGTATGCGCTGATGCAGTCGGCGGGGATGGTCGACGACCACATCGCGGGGTGCTGGCGCGCCTGA